The Coffea arabica cultivar ET-39 chromosome 4e, Coffea Arabica ET-39 HiFi, whole genome shotgun sequence genome includes a window with the following:
- the LOC113740840 gene encoding beta-fructofuranosidase, insoluble isoenzyme 1-like, with the protein MSNSHGPIYYNGFYHLFNQYNPYGAIWTDFTVWGHSISKDLISWKTLKPEIRPTKAFDKYGCWSGSTMILPGNKPTILYTGIDETHTQVQNYALPANSSDPYLEEWIKPDDNPFLVAGPSTNKINFRDPSTAWMGPDGQWRFLIGSSKNSRGIAYLYKSKDFINWVQDENPFHSKEKTGNWEGLDFFPIYQLGKEGLENWMINGENVKFVLKVSLDPTRYDYYTIGKYLPKTDRYILDNTALDGSKGLRYDYGNFYASKSLFDPGKKRRIIWGFSNESDTRMDIVEKGWNGTLPIPRRIWLDPNGKQLLVWPIEEVESHRGHEVQLRNKKIKKGEVLEIEGITAAQADVEVVFFFPSLSKAERFDPSWDHIDAQELCSRKGSAVQGGLGPFGLLTLASEKLEEHTPVFFRIFEDKNKHSILLCSDASSSSLKKGIYKPSFAGFVDVDLSKKMLSLRSLIDHSIVESFGAGGKVCITSRVYPTLAVFNNAHLYAFNNGSQTVTIKKLEAWSMNKPKEMN; encoded by the exons ATGTCTAATTCCCAtggac CAATTTATTACAATGGATTTTACCACCTTTTCAACCAATACAATCCTTATGGTGCGATATGGACCGATTTCACGGTATGGGGCCATTCAATATCAAAGGACTTAATCAGTTGGAAAACATTAAAGCCCGAAATTAGACCCACAAAAGCATTCGACAAATATGGTTGTTGGTCCGGATCAACAATGATCCTTCCAGGAAACAAGCCCACTATCCTCTACACCGGGATAGATGAGACCCACACCCAGGTCCAAAACTATGCATTACCAGCCAACTCATCCGACCCATATCTTGAAGAGTGGATCAAGCCCGACGACAACCCATTTCTCGTTGCTGGACCGAGCACCAACAAGATTAATTTCCGCGACCCATCAACTGCTTGGATGGGACCGGATGGTCAATGGAGATTCTTGATTGGCAGTAGCAAAAACAGCAGGGGAATTGCATATTTGTACAAAAGCAAGGATTTTATCAATTGGGTTCAAGATGAAAATCCATTTCATTCCAAAGAAAAGACCGGGAATTGGGAAGGACTAGATTTTTTCCCAATCTATCAATTGG gaaaagaagggttggagaattggatgattaatggagaaaatGTTAAATTTGTCTTAAAGGTTAGCCTTGATCCAACAAGATATGATTACTATACCATTGGTAAATATTTACCAAAGACTGACAGGTACATACTTGATAATACTGCTCTGGATGGCTCGAAGGGATTAAGATATGACTATGGAAATTTTTATGCTTCCAAGAGTTTATTTGACCCTGGCAAGAAAAGAAGGATTATTTGGGGTTTCTCCAACGAATCAGACACTAGAATGGACATTGTTGAAAAAGGATGGAATGGAACTCTG CCTATTCCCCGTAGAATTTGGCTGGATCCTAATGGAAAGCAATTGCTGGTGTGGCCTATTGAAGAAGTGGAAAGTCATAGAGGGCATGAGGTCCAGTTGaggaataaaaagataaaaaagggGGAAGTTCTTGAGATCGAAGGAATAACAGCTGCACAG GCTGACGTTGAagtagttttctttttcccaagtTTGAGCAAAGCTGAGCGTTTTGATCCTAGTTGGGATCACATTGATGCTCAGGAGCTCTGTAGTCGAAAGGGTTCAGCTGTCCAAGGAGGACTTGGGCCATTTGGTCTTCTAACACTAGCTTCCGAGAAGCTAGAAGAACATACTCCAGTCTTCTTTAGGATATTTGAGGACAAGAACAAGCACAGTATTCTGCTCTGCTCTGATGCTTCAAG CTCCTCCCTAAAGAAAGGGATATACAAACCCTCATTTGCAGGTTTTGTAGATGTAGATTTGTCAAAGAAAATGCTTTCTCTCAGGAGCCTG ATTGATCATTCTATTGTGGAAAGTTTTGGTGCAGGAGGCAAAGTGTGTATCACATCTAGGGTATATCCTACTTTGGCAGTTTTCAACAATGCCCATTTGTATGCATTCAATAATGGTAGCCAGACCGTCACaatcaagaaattggaagcttGGAGCATGAATAAACCTAAAGAAATGAACTAA
- the LOC113740839 gene encoding ananain-like, which translates to MRGFTPCNFSPADGKNFSWLDYYVQTPIREQTSASCSPYSIIAAIELAHQIHSGECVVLSDQYLIDIGSRYGSRYVEKAQDGSIHREFANHFQAIPWALKKGHHVYRNRPDFDPFELDHKGNPKIMGHVVVAIGWEYSNGKLSFLIQNSYGKSWGHGGYGFIHESCLDLNWTLIPTVKEGYKVYATSFNDIPEVSITTDWIYHTSAPQF; encoded by the exons ATGAGAGGGTTTACTCCTTGCAATTTTAGTCCTGCTGATGGCAaaaatttttcatggcttgATTACTATGTGCAAACTCCCATTAGAGAACAGACGTCTGCGTCATGTAGTCCCTATTCCATCATTGCTGCCATTGAACTCGCTCATCAAATTCATTCCGGGGAATGCGTTGTCTTGTCAGACCAGTACCTCATAGACATTGGGTCTCGGTATGGATCTCGGTATGTCGAAAAGGCCCAGGATGGAAGTATACATCGAGAATTTGCAAATCACTTTCAAGCAATACCATGGGCTTTGAAGAAG GGGCATCATGTCTACAGAAATAGACCAGACTTTGATCCatttgagcttgatcataaggGAAATCCAAAGATAATGGGTCATGTTGTAGTTGCTATTGGTTGGGAATACTCCAATGGCAAGCTATCATTTCTCATCCAAAACTCTTATGGAAAGAGTTGGGGTCATGGAGGATACGGATTTATTCATGAATCATGCTTAGATCTCAATTGGACATTGATTCCAACCGTGAAGGAAGGATACAAGGTTTATGCAACTTCATTCAATGATATTCCTGAAGTGTCAATCACAACTGATTGGATATACCACACTTCTGCTCCACAATTCTGA